In Anaerolineales bacterium, one DNA window encodes the following:
- a CDS encoding SH3 domain-containing protein, whose translation MDLRPYLNRFVIFGALGIAGILLLVTLIVIGWTSPRFAPDVGFAPADLTMIPAPTHTPAATAVPTDDPLATPAGFDPDSINIDGYVQIDGTGNDGLRIRSAPGLNTETVFRGDEAEVFLVKDGPQSMDGYTWWYLVAPYDDTRAGWAAADFLAVVPSP comes from the coding sequence ATGGACTTAAGACCTTATTTAAATCGATTTGTGATCTTCGGCGCGCTCGGCATTGCAGGGATATTACTGCTCGTCACGCTCATCGTCATCGGCTGGACCTCCCCCCGCTTCGCTCCTGACGTTGGGTTTGCTCCGGCCGACCTGACCATGATCCCCGCCCCAACCCATACCCCCGCGGCGACAGCCGTCCCCACGGATGATCCCCTCGCCACGCCCGCCGGCTTCGATCCAGATTCCATCAACATCGACGGCTATGTGCAGATCGACGGCACAGGCAATGACGGACTACGCATCCGCTCCGCACCCGGCCTGAACACGGAAACTGTCTTTCGCGGGGACGAAGCGGAGGTCTTCCTCGTCAAGGACGGTCCCCAAAGCATGGATGGATATACCTGGTGGTATCTGGTCGCGCCATATGACGACACCCGCGCCGGCTGGGCTGCCGCGGATTTTCTGGCTGTCGTCCCTTCGCCGTAG
- a CDS encoding DUF971 domain-containing protein yields MSEKPTSVTANKSKREFTITWDSGHISAYPFGLLRAACPCASCRGGHENMKSEPDEDVFTRQMEDTPSTRLANIVATGSYALTIVWEDGHDYGIYNWHYLRALCPCDECRAARSSS; encoded by the coding sequence ATGTCTGAAAAACCAACCAGCGTCACCGCGAACAAAAGCAAACGCGAATTCACCATCACCTGGGACAGCGGACATATCAGCGCCTATCCCTTTGGATTATTGCGCGCAGCCTGTCCATGCGCCTCCTGCCGCGGGGGACATGAGAACATGAAATCGGAACCCGATGAGGATGTGTTCACCAGGCAAATGGAGGACACCCCTTCCACCCGATTGGCCAATATTGTTGCGACCGGCTCCTACGCGTTGACCATCGTCTGGGAGGACGGCCACGATTACGGCATCTACAACTGGCATTATCTGCGGGCGTTATGTCCCTGTGATGAATGCCGCGCTGCCAGGTCATCAAGTTAA
- a CDS encoding diacylglycerol kinase family lipid kinase — translation MRKGLLLYNPTAGRYPVGRFVRGIIKPLRAAGWSVDIAETLSGTHATQTAHQAANEKYDAVFAIGGDGTVGQVASGLVDTGTALAVLPAGTTNVWAIEQGQKPFSWFQWWNLRENARLLANVEPQYVDVGMCNERPFLLWAGIGLDAETIRKIEPRHRLFKHLSVPHFFATTVWEASFWHGLDLRVYADGELVEGHYLVAVATNIRHYAGGMSVISPDALLDDGEMDMWLLSGESLADTFRHFFDLVSGRHLTSEHARRLRFRSARIESDANFSLQVDGDPVLGGNKAEISIRHRALKVLMPENALTLLQNPKR, via the coding sequence ATGCGAAAGGGACTTTTACTTTACAACCCCACCGCGGGGCGCTATCCCGTCGGGCGTTTCGTGCGCGGCATCATCAAACCCCTGCGCGCCGCAGGCTGGAGCGTGGACATCGCCGAGACGTTAAGCGGCACGCACGCCACGCAGACCGCGCATCAGGCCGCCAATGAAAAATATGACGCCGTCTTCGCCATCGGCGGCGACGGGACGGTCGGCCAGGTGGCGAGCGGGCTGGTGGACACCGGGACGGCGCTGGCGGTCCTGCCCGCAGGTACCACCAACGTATGGGCCATCGAACAGGGACAAAAACCCTTCAGCTGGTTCCAATGGTGGAATTTGCGCGAGAACGCCAGATTGCTGGCGAACGTCGAGCCGCAATACGTGGATGTGGGCATGTGCAACGAACGTCCCTTCTTATTGTGGGCGGGCATCGGCCTGGACGCGGAGACCATCCGAAAAATAGAACCGCGTCACCGCCTCTTCAAACATCTCTCCGTCCCGCATTTCTTTGCCACCACGGTCTGGGAGGCATCCTTCTGGCACGGGCTGGACCTGCGCGTGTATGCCGACGGCGAACTGGTGGAAGGGCATTATCTGGTGGCCGTCGCCACCAACATCCGCCACTATGCGGGCGGCATGTCGGTCATCTCGCCGGATGCCCTGCTTGATGACGGTGAAATGGATATGTGGCTTCTGAGCGGGGAGAGCCTTGCGGATACCTTCCGCCACTTCTTTGATCTGGTATCGGGCCGCCACCTGACCTCCGAACATGCGCGGCGTCTGCGCTTCCGCAGCGCGCGCATCGAATCGGACGCCAACTTTTCCTTACAAGTGGACGGCGACCCCGTCCTTGGCGGCAACAAGGCTGAGATCAGCATCCGGCACCGCGCCCTCAAAGTCCTGATGCCTGAGAACGCTTTAACCCTGCTTCAAAACCCGAAGAGATGA